Within the Echinicola sp. 20G genome, the region AGCGCCAATTTTCATAGTTGACCTGCATGCTAAGGGGGCTTTGACTTTCTGTCTCCACATGAATAATGGGCTGATGCACATCCACCCATAATTTAAAGGTGGTGGGCTGTTCTGTAGCGCCACCATGAACCAAGATATAACCTTCCTTCAGGTGAAGTTCTTGCCGGAAGTTGTTTTCGGTATCAAAAGGATTGGGGGTTAATCTGACCCTTACCCTTCCCGATTTTAATAGGGTGTTGTGCTCATCAAAGGTGCCGCTTCGGGAAAAATAAAAGAGCAGTTCCCCCTCCTCCATCCACACATTCATGCCGATATCCCCACCGCCTAGTGGCATGGACTCACTGGCATTCTTGCTAAAAGAATTCCAAACGGGGTTATAATGGGACAGGTCCTGTGCCCTGCTTGACCCTAAGCCCAGACACAACAAACCACATAAGGTCAAAAATACAAACTTCATCGCTCCTTCAATCTGGTCTCAAAATAGAAAAATCAAACCGCGGGACCTTCCTGTGCTATGCTGTTAAATGGTGTTTAGATCTGAAAGAAAGGGGATTTTAAAATTTCTTAATCCTTAAAGGCCATTATCCTTAGCCGTTTGTAATCTGCATACCATTTGTTTTCCCTAAAAAGCCTTGGACGGAGTGCCTGCTGCACTTCTTCCATGATTATTTCCTGATCCACTAAAGAGACCCCGTCAAAGAATTTTCCTCCAAACATGGCCAACCAGTCTTTGATGCCTGTAGCTTCATCAGCCAATGCTGTAGGCCGGTCAAAGTGCTGTGCAAAAGTCACCCGGAAACCCGCTTTTTCAAGTTCACTGCTGTACGCTCCAATGGAAGGAAAATACCAAAGTTGGATTTGGCTTTGCTGGAGGTAGCCATGCCTGGCCAAGGTGTCTTTCAGGGTCCTCTCTATTTGTTGCACGTTTCCTTTTCCACCAAATTCCACAATCAGCCGTCCTCCAGATTTAAGATTTTTATACATGGCCTGAATGGCCTTTTGATACGACAAGACCCAGTGCAAAGTAGCATTGGAAAAGATGGCGTCGAACTTCTCCCCAAAGCTGAAGTCTGCTGCATCGCCTACCTTGAACTCAATGGCCGGATAAAGACTTTGGGCCTTGGCCACCATTTCGGGCGATTGGTCCAACCCGATGACTTTCGCTCCGGATTCGCTGATTTGATGGGTAAGCTGCCCGGCACCACAACCCAGGTCCAAAATACGTTCTCCTTTTTGGGGTGCCAATAATTCGAGTAGCTGTGCTCCATAAGCAAATACAAAAGAATGTTTGTCATTATAGAGGTTAGGGTTCCAAGTGGGGTTTGATGGTGTCATGATCGAAAAATGGTTGCTTGCCCAATTTAAGGAATCTTTTATTTATGCCTTGAATGAAAATAACACACCGATCATTTTTGTTGGTACCAAGTGGTTCGCCAATATCATTTGGTAGT harbors:
- a CDS encoding class I SAM-dependent methyltransferase, translated to MTPSNPTWNPNLYNDKHSFVFAYGAQLLELLAPQKGERILDLGCGAGQLTHQISESGAKVIGLDQSPEMVAKAQSLYPAIEFKVGDAADFSFGEKFDAIFSNATLHWVLSYQKAIQAMYKNLKSGGRLIVEFGGKGNVQQIERTLKDTLARHGYLQQSQIQLWYFPSIGAYSSELEKAGFRVTFAQHFDRPTALADEATGIKDWLAMFGGKFFDGVSLVDQEIIMEEVQQALRPRLFRENKWYADYKRLRIMAFKD